The Iamia sp. SCSIO 61187 genomic sequence CGTCCACACCGTCCGCGACGCCGAACGCTGGTGGGAGAGCACGGCGACGACCATCTACCAGGGCCGCACCGTCCTCCCCCACTGGTTCCGCGGCCTCTACGGACCCGCCGGCGACTACGGCGAGGTGAACGAGCGGCTGCTGTGGCAGGGCCTCTTCGGCGGCCGCTTCGAGGACCGCGACCACGCCATCGCCGTCTACCGGCGCCACACCGCCGAGGTCGCCAACGGGCTCGACCCCGAACGCCTGCTGATCTTCGAGGTCGCCGACGGGTGGGCGCCGCTGTGCCGCTTCCTCGGGGTGCCCGAGCCCGACGAACCGTTCCCCCACGTCAACGACGCCGCCTGGATGCGGCGGCGCATCACCGCCGTCCGCTACGGCACGCGCGCCCTCCCGGTGGCCGCCGCCGGCGTCGGCCTGGTCGGGTCCCGCCTGGTCAGTCGTCGAGGCGGAGGGCGCTGACGAAGGCCTCCTGGGGGACCTCGACCCGACCGATCGACTTCATCTTCTTCTTGCCCTCCTTCTGCTTCTCGATCAGCTTGCGCTTCCGGGTGATGTCGCCGCCGTAGCACTTGGCCAGCACGTCCTTGCGCTTGGCCTTCACCGTCTGGCGGGCGATGATCCGCCCGCCGACGGCGGCCTGGATGGGCACGTCGAAGAGCTGGCGGGGGATGAGCTCCTTGAGCTTCTCGCACATGCGCCGGCCGTAGTCCTCGGCCTTGTCGCGGTGCACGATCATGCTGAAGGCGTCGACCGGCTGGCTGTTGAGCAGGACGTCGACCTTCACCAGGGCGGAGATGCCGTAGCCCTCGGGCTCGTAGTCGAGGCTGGCGTAGCCCTGGGTGCGGCTCTTCATCTGGTCGAAGAAGTCGGTGACGACCTCGGCCAGCGGCATGCGGTACTTGAGCTCGACCCGCTCGGGCGACAGGTACTCCAGCTTCTGCATCTCGCCCCGCCGGTTCTGGCACAGCTCCATCAGCGTGCCCGTGTAGTCCGTGGGGGTGAGGAGGCTCACGTTGAGCCACGGCTCCTCGATGGCCTCCACCTCGACCATCGGCGGCATCTCCGACGGGTTGTCGATCTCGACGACGGTCCCCTTCGAGGTGTGCACGAGGTACTCCACCGACGGCGCGGTGGCGATCAGGCTGAGGTCGAACTCGCGCTCGAGGCGCTCGCGGACGATCTCCATGTGGAGCAG encodes the following:
- a CDS encoding sulfotransferase family protein, whose product is MGDLQVIGTGFGRTGTLSLKRALDRLGFGPTYHMQEALRRPSHLRAWREYSRTGVIDWDEVLGPYRSTVDYPTCLAWRELADRYPGAKIVHTVRDAERWWESTATTIYQGRTVLPHWFRGLYGPAGDYGEVNERLLWQGLFGGRFEDRDHAIAVYRRHTAEVANGLDPERLLIFEVADGWAPLCRFLGVPEPDEPFPHVNDAAWMRRRITAVRYGTRALPVAAAGVGLVGSRLVSRRGGGR